Proteins from one Streptosporangium becharense genomic window:
- a CDS encoding AMP-dependent synthetase/ligase, with amino-acid sequence MREYSVPVMVDVPASANLTDTVFQRAEKEPGTVVMRRRVGDDWSAVTAAEFRDQVVAVAKGLIAAGVEPGDRVALMSRTRYEWTVVDYAVWAAGAVGVPIYETSSAEQVGWILSDSGARAVFVELEEHEATVREGASELPELKDVWRIEGGGLERLAADGAEVSDETLAERRAGRVAADLATIVYTSGTTGRPKGCRLTHDNLLFTARNVARGPLERLFTVQGRAALLFLPLAHVFARIIQIVLVETATVMAHTPNMRNVGPDLQSFKPTFLLGVPRVFEKVYNTAEQKAAAGGKSRIFHAAVATAIDWSRAESSGGAGLLLTLKRALFDKLVYAKLRAATGGRLSAAVCGGSALGERLGHFFRGVGIEVFEGWGLTETSAPSSVNIPGANKVGTVGKPFPGVTIAVGDDGEVLVKGRHVFAGYWNNDEATAEVIDADGWFHTGDIGELDNDGYLRITGRKKEIIVTAAGKNVAPAPLEDRIRAHPLVSQAMVVGDDRPFVAALVTLDPEALEQWKSANGRSGAALAELRSDPAVLAEIQKAVDEANRSVSKAEQIKKFVVLDTDLTEESGHITPSLKVKRDLVMRDFAQEIDSLYG; translated from the coding sequence GTGCGCGAGTACAGCGTCCCCGTGATGGTGGATGTCCCCGCCTCCGCCAACCTGACCGACACGGTGTTCCAGCGCGCCGAAAAGGAGCCGGGAACCGTGGTCATGCGGCGCAGGGTCGGGGACGACTGGTCCGCCGTCACCGCGGCCGAGTTCCGTGACCAGGTCGTGGCGGTGGCCAAGGGCCTGATCGCGGCAGGTGTGGAACCGGGCGACCGGGTGGCCCTGATGTCGCGCACCCGCTACGAGTGGACCGTCGTCGACTACGCCGTCTGGGCGGCGGGGGCGGTCGGCGTGCCGATCTACGAGACCTCCTCGGCCGAGCAGGTCGGGTGGATCCTCTCCGACAGCGGGGCCAGAGCCGTCTTCGTCGAACTGGAGGAGCACGAGGCGACCGTCCGCGAAGGCGCGTCGGAGCTGCCGGAGCTCAAGGACGTCTGGCGCATCGAGGGCGGCGGGCTGGAGCGGCTCGCCGCGGACGGCGCCGAGGTCTCCGACGAGACGCTGGCCGAACGCAGGGCCGGCCGCGTCGCCGCCGACCTGGCCACGATCGTCTACACCTCGGGCACCACCGGCAGGCCCAAGGGTTGCCGGCTGACCCACGACAACCTGCTGTTCACCGCCAGGAACGTGGCGCGCGGCCCGCTGGAGCGGCTGTTCACCGTGCAGGGCAGGGCGGCGCTGCTCTTCCTCCCGCTCGCGCACGTCTTCGCGCGCATCATCCAGATCGTGCTGGTCGAGACCGCCACGGTCATGGCGCACACCCCCAACATGCGCAACGTCGGCCCCGACCTGCAGTCGTTCAAGCCCACGTTCCTGCTCGGCGTGCCCCGCGTGTTCGAGAAGGTCTACAACACCGCCGAGCAGAAGGCCGCCGCCGGGGGCAAGAGCCGGATCTTCCACGCCGCCGTCGCCACCGCCATCGACTGGAGCAGGGCGGAGTCGTCCGGCGGCGCCGGGCTGCTCCTCACCCTCAAGCGCGCGCTGTTCGACAAGCTCGTCTACGCCAAGCTCCGGGCCGCCACCGGCGGCAGGCTGTCGGCCGCGGTGTGCGGCGGCTCCGCGCTGGGCGAGCGGCTGGGCCACTTCTTCCGGGGCGTGGGCATCGAGGTCTTCGAGGGCTGGGGCCTGACGGAGACCTCCGCGCCGTCCTCGGTGAACATACCGGGCGCCAACAAGGTGGGCACCGTCGGCAAGCCGTTCCCCGGCGTCACCATCGCCGTCGGCGACGACGGCGAGGTGCTGGTCAAGGGCCGCCACGTCTTCGCGGGCTACTGGAACAACGACGAGGCCACCGCCGAGGTGATCGACGCCGACGGCTGGTTCCACACCGGTGACATCGGCGAGCTCGACAACGACGGCTACCTGCGCATCACCGGCCGCAAGAAGGAGATCATCGTCACCGCCGCGGGCAAGAACGTCGCCCCGGCCCCGCTGGAGGACCGCATCCGGGCCCACCCGCTGGTCAGCCAGGCGATGGTGGTCGGCGACGACCGTCCCTTCGTCGCGGCGCTGGTCACGCTCGACCCCGAGGCCCTGGAGCAGTGGAAGAGCGCCAACGGCAGGTCCGGGGCCGCCCTCGCCGAGCTCCGGTCCGACCCGGCCGTCCTCGCCGAGATCCAGAAGGCGGTGGACGAGGCCAACCGGTCCGTCTCCAAGGCCGAGCAGATCAAGAAGTTCGTCGTGCTCGACACCGACCTCACCGAGGAGAGCGGGCACATCACCCCGTCGCTGAAGGTGAAGCGCGACCTCGTGATGCGCGACTTCGCCCAGGAGATCGACTCCCTCTACGGCTGA
- a CDS encoding C40 family peptidase translates to MTTNAMADSAPALQVNGTASGSEQAGNTEGTASAASAGSADSEGKAETDAKAESKAKSGESRAKAKLSKAALQKIRAGKAVSVAKKQIGDPYRWGATGPGAFDCSGLVKYAWGKAGVTLPRITHSQYRAIRKKVSWSNLRPGDLLFFSGKGHVGMYVGKGRMVHSPSSGKTVRIVKLKGHYRSSFAGAARPGA, encoded by the coding sequence ATGACGACGAATGCGATGGCGGACAGCGCGCCCGCGCTTCAGGTCAACGGCACCGCGAGCGGTTCCGAGCAGGCCGGGAACACCGAGGGCACCGCGAGTGCCGCGAGTGCCGGAAGCGCCGACAGCGAGGGCAAGGCCGAAACCGACGCCAAGGCCGAGAGCAAGGCCAAGAGCGGCGAGAGCAGGGCCAAGGCCAAGCTGAGCAAGGCCGCGCTGCAGAAGATCCGGGCGGGCAAGGCCGTCTCGGTGGCCAAGAAGCAGATCGGCGATCCGTACCGGTGGGGAGCCACCGGCCCCGGCGCGTTCGACTGCTCCGGGCTCGTCAAGTACGCCTGGGGCAAGGCCGGCGTGACCCTGCCCAGGATCACGCACAGCCAGTACCGGGCGATCAGGAAGAAGGTCTCGTGGAGCAATCTGCGCCCCGGTGACCTGCTGTTCTTCAGTGGAAAGGGCCATGTCGGCATGTATGTCGGCAAGGGGCGGATGGTCCACTCGCCGAGCAGCGGCAAGACGGTCCGGATCGTGAAGCTGAAGGGGCACTACCGGTCCTCCTTCGCCGGAGCGGCCCGGCCGGGAGCCTGA
- a CDS encoding metallophosphoesterase family protein, with product MHGRADALARAGDGADALICLGDLILFVDYDDHSQGIFAELFGAERASEFIGLRTAKRFDEARAMSAALWASLEGDPRDHIERSVRRQYGEIFAAMPTPAYLTYGNVDLPRLWPEYVRDGHRVLDGETVEIGGLRFGFVGGGLRTRYRTPNEIDEEEFARKVEAVGEVDVLCCHIPPAVPELLYDVVARRFERGSEATLELIRRTQPRYALFGHVHQPLASRTRIGRTECLNVGHFRGRGVPFALEW from the coding sequence GTGCACGGAAGAGCCGACGCCCTGGCCCGTGCGGGAGACGGGGCCGACGCGCTGATCTGCCTCGGCGACCTGATCCTCTTCGTCGATTACGACGACCACTCGCAGGGCATCTTCGCCGAGCTGTTCGGGGCCGAACGCGCCTCGGAGTTCATCGGGTTGCGCACGGCCAAGCGGTTCGACGAGGCCCGCGCGATGTCCGCCGCCCTGTGGGCCTCGCTGGAGGGCGACCCCCGCGACCACATCGAGCGTTCCGTGCGGCGGCAGTACGGTGAGATATTCGCCGCGATGCCGACCCCGGCCTACCTCACCTACGGCAACGTGGACCTGCCGCGCCTGTGGCCGGAGTACGTCAGGGACGGGCACCGGGTGCTCGACGGGGAGACGGTGGAGATCGGCGGCCTGCGGTTCGGGTTCGTCGGGGGCGGCCTGCGCACCCGGTACCGGACCCCCAACGAGATCGACGAGGAGGAGTTCGCCCGCAAGGTCGAGGCGGTGGGCGAGGTGGACGTGCTCTGCTGCCACATCCCCCCCGCCGTCCCCGAGCTGCTCTACGACGTGGTGGCCCGGCGTTTCGAGCGGGGCAGCGAGGCCACGCTGGAGCTGATCCGGCGGACCCAACCGCGCTACGCCCTGTTCGGTCACGTTCACCAGCCCCTGGCGAGCCGCACCCGTATCGGCAGGACCGAGTGCCTCAACGTGGGGCACTTCCGCGGCCGGGGTGTGCCCTTCGCGCTGGAGTGGTAG
- a CDS encoding phosphotransferase family protein: MQRQRGQAGRMRTSTRDLAELRDRMRAWLSRRLGSPVEVSPLSRPAGNGLSSETLIFDARRASPGDGRTMRCVARMAPASEAVPVFPSYDLGRQFEVMRLVGERTAIAVPRTMWFEPDPEPMGAPFLVMERLRGQVPPDMTPYTMAGWLLDASPADRERLQRSSVEILARLHETPFTARELRPFEPPGRDSSALRRHVDDQRAYYEWAHGSLRIPVLERAFDWLEEHWPDAPGPDVLNWGDARIGNVMYRDFTPVAVLDWEMAAVLPREADLGWMIFLHRFFQDVAEMMGLPGLPGFMRREDVCRAYREMTGHTPRDLDFYEMYAALRHGVIMARVWRRRIHFGEQPMPGDPDDLVLHRASIERMLDGARRRP, from the coding sequence ATGCAACGACAGCGCGGGCAGGCCGGGAGGATGCGGACCTCCACCCGCGATCTCGCCGAGTTACGCGACCGGATGCGCGCCTGGCTCTCCCGCCGTCTGGGCTCGCCCGTCGAGGTCTCCCCGCTGTCCCGGCCGGCCGGCAACGGCCTGTCCAGCGAGACACTGATCTTCGACGCCCGCCGCGCGTCGCCCGGGGACGGCCGGACGATGCGGTGCGTGGCCCGGATGGCCCCGGCGAGCGAGGCGGTGCCGGTCTTCCCCTCCTACGATCTCGGCCGGCAGTTCGAGGTGATGCGGCTGGTCGGGGAGCGCACGGCGATCGCGGTGCCCCGGACCATGTGGTTCGAACCAGACCCGGAGCCGATGGGCGCACCCTTCCTCGTGATGGAGCGCCTGCGCGGGCAGGTCCCGCCGGACATGACGCCCTACACCATGGCGGGCTGGCTGCTCGACGCCTCGCCCGCCGACCGCGAGCGGCTCCAGCGGAGCAGCGTCGAGATCCTGGCCAGGCTGCACGAGACCCCGTTCACCGCCCGGGAGCTACGCCCGTTCGAGCCCCCGGGGCGGGACTCCTCCGCGCTGCGCCGGCACGTCGACGACCAGCGGGCCTACTACGAGTGGGCACACGGCTCACTGCGGATCCCGGTGCTGGAACGGGCCTTCGACTGGCTGGAGGAGCACTGGCCGGACGCCCCGGGCCCGGACGTGCTGAACTGGGGTGACGCCCGGATCGGCAACGTGATGTACCGCGACTTCACTCCGGTGGCGGTGCTCGACTGGGAGATGGCCGCCGTGCTCCCCCGCGAGGCGGACCTCGGATGGATGATCTTCCTGCACCGCTTCTTCCAGGACGTCGCCGAGATGATGGGGCTACCCGGGCTACCGGGGTTCATGCGCCGCGAGGACGTGTGCCGGGCCTACCGGGAGATGACCGGTCACACCCCTCGCGACCTCGACTTCTACGAGATGTACGCCGCGCTCAGGCACGGCGTCATCATGGCCCGGGTCTGGCGGCGCCGCATCCACTTCGGCGAGCAGCCCATGCCCGGCGATCCCGACGACCTGGTTCTGCACCGGGCGTCGATCGAGCGCATGCTGGACGGCGCCCGCCGTCGTCCCTGA
- a CDS encoding M48 family metallopeptidase — translation MPITTEKPAGTRAAGWALAALGAVTLAVVAFTTPWRTLPGNAPQVAPDPARDFTPAQIARSETFDALVGVPGYLSLGLTLVVAGVLVATPLGGRLVGRLRGPWWWRALLGVVALSAATEALRWPLGVWSETYLRDFGLSTQTWLTWTADRLKNIGVRTALIAIMVLAVIALARRYRNWWIPAAAGAFGLTLLASFAYPVVVEPLFNDFRPMPAGQLRDDLLAMAARDGVPVDDVLVADASRRTTALNAYVSGFGATRRIVVYDTLLQAPADEVELVVAHELGHAEAGDVLAGTLIGGLGSAFGACLLYAVTSAGAVRRRTGLSSLGDPRAAALLTGALSLATVLSGPATNLVSRHIEARADAHALDLTRDPATFVAMQKRLSVTNISDLSPDVVEYVLYVSHPPAPERIAMARSWALLNGLREP, via the coding sequence ATGCCGATCACGACGGAGAAGCCCGCGGGCACGCGCGCGGCGGGGTGGGCGCTGGCCGCTCTCGGAGCGGTCACGCTGGCGGTGGTGGCGTTCACCACGCCCTGGCGGACGCTGCCCGGGAACGCGCCGCAGGTCGCTCCGGACCCGGCCCGTGACTTCACCCCCGCCCAGATCGCCCGGTCCGAGACCTTCGACGCGCTGGTCGGCGTCCCCGGCTACCTGTCACTGGGGCTCACCCTGGTCGTCGCCGGGGTGCTGGTGGCCACCCCGCTGGGCGGGCGGCTGGTCGGCCGCCTGCGAGGGCCGTGGTGGTGGCGGGCACTGCTGGGCGTCGTGGCGCTGTCCGCGGCGACCGAGGCGCTGCGCTGGCCGCTGGGCGTGTGGTCGGAGACCTACCTGCGTGACTTCGGGCTGTCCACCCAGACCTGGCTGACCTGGACGGCCGACCGGCTCAAGAACATCGGCGTCAGGACCGCGCTGATCGCGATCATGGTGCTGGCCGTCATCGCGCTGGCGCGGCGTTACCGGAACTGGTGGATCCCCGCGGCGGCCGGTGCGTTCGGGCTGACCCTGCTGGCGTCGTTCGCCTACCCGGTGGTGGTCGAGCCGCTCTTCAACGACTTCCGGCCGATGCCCGCCGGGCAGCTCCGCGACGATCTGCTGGCCATGGCCGCCCGCGACGGCGTGCCGGTCGACGACGTGCTCGTCGCGGACGCCTCCCGCCGGACCACCGCGCTCAACGCCTACGTCTCCGGGTTCGGCGCGACCCGCAGGATCGTCGTCTACGACACCCTGCTTCAGGCCCCCGCCGACGAGGTGGAGCTGGTGGTGGCGCACGAGCTGGGTCACGCCGAGGCGGGTGACGTGCTGGCGGGCACACTCATCGGCGGTCTCGGCTCGGCCTTCGGCGCCTGCCTGCTCTACGCGGTGACCTCGGCGGGGGCGGTACGGCGGCGGACCGGGCTCTCCTCACTCGGCGACCCGCGGGCGGCGGCCCTGCTGACGGGGGCACTGAGCCTGGCCACGGTCCTGTCGGGGCCGGCGACGAACCTGGTCAGCAGGCACATCGAGGCCCGTGCCGACGCCCACGCGCTGGACCTCACCCGGGACCCGGCGACGTTCGTCGCCATGCAGAAACGGCTTTCGGTCACCAACATCTCGGACCTGTCGCCGGACGTCGTCGAGTATGTGCTCTATGTCTCTCATCCTCCGGCGCCGGAGCGCATCGCCATGGCGCGCTCCTGGGCCCTGCTGAACGGGTTGCGGGAGCCGTGA
- a CDS encoding glycosyltransferase family 4 protein has product MKRTLVVTNDFPPRTGGIQSFVHGLVSRLPPDSVVVYAPDWPGCADFDLRQPYPVVRHPTSLMLPTPAVARRAAGLIAEFGCDTVVFGAAAPLGLLAPRVRAAGADRVVMVTHGHEAAWAGFPAGRRLLARIGAHADVVTYLGEYTRRRLAGAIPEGRLVRLAPGVDTAVFHPGADGARVRAVLGLGERPVVVCLSRLVPRKGQDTLLRAWPAVLRDVPRAVLLIVGGGPYRRKLERLARPLGGSVRMTGPVPEAELPGHLAAGDVFAMPCRTRLGGADVEGLGIVYLEASASGLPVVAGASGGAPDAVRHGETGLVVDGRSPREVAAALSGLLRDPVRARAMGERGREWVAREWSWDLVASRFAGLLEPA; this is encoded by the coding sequence GTGAAACGTACGCTCGTCGTCACGAACGACTTCCCGCCCCGGACCGGTGGCATCCAGTCGTTCGTGCACGGCCTCGTCTCCCGGCTGCCGCCGGACAGCGTGGTCGTCTACGCCCCCGACTGGCCCGGATGCGCGGACTTCGACCTGCGCCAGCCGTACCCGGTCGTGCGGCACCCCACCTCGCTGATGCTGCCCACGCCCGCCGTCGCACGCCGGGCCGCCGGCCTGATCGCCGAGTTCGGGTGCGACACCGTGGTCTTCGGGGCGGCGGCCCCGCTCGGGCTGCTCGCACCCCGGGTACGCGCGGCGGGGGCGGACCGGGTCGTCATGGTCACGCACGGCCACGAGGCGGCGTGGGCCGGGTTCCCGGCCGGCCGCCGCCTGCTCGCACGGATCGGCGCGCACGCCGACGTCGTCACCTACTTGGGCGAGTACACCCGCAGGAGGCTGGCCGGGGCGATCCCGGAGGGCAGGCTCGTCCGGCTCGCGCCCGGAGTCGACACCGCGGTCTTCCACCCCGGCGCGGACGGAGCGCGGGTGCGCGCGGTGCTGGGGCTGGGCGAGCGGCCGGTGGTGGTCTGCCTGTCGAGGCTGGTGCCCCGCAAGGGCCAGGACACGCTGCTGCGCGCCTGGCCCGCGGTACTGCGCGACGTGCCCCGGGCCGTGCTCCTGATCGTCGGCGGCGGCCCCTACCGCAGGAAGCTGGAACGGCTGGCCCGGCCGCTGGGCGGGTCGGTCAGGATGACCGGCCCGGTGCCGGAGGCGGAGCTGCCCGGTCACCTCGCCGCCGGAGACGTGTTCGCCATGCCGTGCCGGACCCGCCTGGGCGGCGCCGACGTCGAAGGGCTCGGCATCGTCTACCTGGAGGCGTCCGCCAGCGGGCTGCCCGTGGTGGCCGGCGCGTCCGGCGGGGCCCCCGACGCCGTACGGCACGGGGAGACCGGCCTGGTGGTCGACGGCAGGTCCCCCCGGGAGGTCGCCGCGGCGCTGTCCGGGCTGCTGAGGGACCCGGTGCGGGCACGGGCCATGGGAGAACGCGGCCGGGAGTGGGTCGCGCGCGAGTGGAGCTGGGACCTCGTCGCCTCCCGGTTCGCCGGGCTCCTCGAACCGGCGTAG
- a CDS encoding NYN domain-containing protein: MELASQVLGSMPAASVPAPLRGIARFDPRKRAKLGSAPIAAQLETDKKFRELVAEAVTAGWPELAESLAEGSVPPAAEPVLVAAAAYLTRPPGWVGMVETARADLERSAVVAEGTAQEQLLARLREQLAAQKAAAKEEADRLREQLKSSRSEISDLRRRLHDARERARAAEARAAEVQAEAEEAKAAVLSAGNTADGELRRLRERLADTERQLEATRRAAREGRSVEDTKVRMLLDVLQDAAAGLRRELALPPSIHRPADSVTSVVPGGQGVQAVPARALADDDPALLDQLLALPQIHLIVDGYNVTKTGYGTLTLADQRNRLLTGLGGLYAQTRTELTCVFDGAELNGPVPVSAPRGVRVLFSSPGQIADDLIRQLVRAEPQGRAVAVVSSDREVAESVRRMGARPVPSMLLLRRLGRG, translated from the coding sequence GTGGAGCTGGCGTCCCAGGTTCTGGGGTCGATGCCCGCGGCTTCGGTGCCCGCTCCCCTGCGGGGGATCGCCAGGTTCGATCCCCGCAAGCGGGCCAAGCTGGGGAGCGCGCCGATCGCGGCCCAGCTGGAGACCGACAAGAAGTTTCGTGAGCTGGTCGCCGAGGCGGTGACGGCCGGCTGGCCCGAGCTGGCCGAGAGCCTCGCCGAGGGGTCGGTGCCCCCGGCCGCCGAGCCCGTCCTGGTCGCCGCCGCCGCCTATCTGACCCGCCCGCCGGGCTGGGTGGGCATGGTGGAGACCGCCCGCGCGGATCTGGAGCGCTCGGCCGTGGTGGCCGAGGGCACCGCGCAGGAGCAGCTGCTCGCGCGGTTGCGCGAGCAGCTGGCGGCGCAGAAGGCCGCGGCCAAGGAGGAGGCCGACCGGCTGCGCGAACAGCTCAAGTCGTCCCGCTCGGAGATCTCCGACCTGCGCCGCAGGCTGCACGACGCCCGCGAGCGCGCCAGGGCCGCCGAGGCGCGGGCCGCGGAGGTCCAGGCGGAGGCCGAGGAGGCCAAGGCCGCCGTGCTCTCGGCGGGCAACACGGCGGACGGTGAGCTGCGCCGTCTGCGTGAGCGCCTGGCCGACACCGAGCGCCAGCTGGAGGCGACCCGCCGGGCCGCCAGGGAGGGCCGCAGCGTCGAGGACACCAAGGTGCGCATGCTCCTCGACGTCCTCCAGGACGCCGCCGCCGGTCTGCGCAGGGAGCTCGCTCTGCCGCCCAGCATCCACCGGCCCGCCGACTCGGTGACCTCGGTCGTCCCGGGTGGGCAGGGGGTCCAGGCGGTGCCCGCGCGGGCGCTCGCCGATGACGACCCCGCGCTGCTCGACCAGCTGCTCGCGCTGCCGCAGATCCACCTGATCGTCGACGGCTACAACGTGACCAAGACGGGGTACGGCACGCTCACCCTCGCCGACCAGCGCAACCGCCTGCTGACCGGTCTCGGCGGGCTCTACGCGCAGACCCGCACCGAGTTGACCTGCGTCTTCGACGGAGCCGAACTGAACGGCCCGGTTCCGGTCTCGGCTCCCCGGGGGGTGCGGGTGCTGTTCAGCTCGCCCGGACAGATCGCCGACGACCTGATCCGCCAGCTGGTGCGCGCCGAACCCCAGGGGCGGGCGGTCGCGGTGGTCTCCTCCGACCGTGAGGTCGCCGAATCGGTCCGCAGAATGGGCGCCCGCCCGGTGCCCTCCATGCTGCTCCTGCGCCGTCTGGGGCGTGGCTGA
- a CDS encoding C40 family peptidase, whose product MAVPTGSAGAEPKPTLAQAKKKLDKLNEQADQVVEKYNQASEKWKRARKKYQTLNADLTRQSERVAGLRKELVTMAVSSYQFGAVGGLENLVSQADPGALLSGLATADQMSATRAQSLNAFDEATKELRDSRDKAKQALDEADQTRDELAGEKAKAEKMIKAQKKLLRELGAYNPGDPNSAGIQYNGPASGNARAALEFAFAQIGKPYQYGGTGPGGWDCSGLVQAAWRSGGVSLPRTTWEQWSWGAARKVSLNELQAGDLIFSEGLGHVGMYTGDGRVVHAPQTGDVVKVVPLSGYGRRLVGAVRP is encoded by the coding sequence ATGGCCGTTCCCACCGGCAGTGCCGGTGCCGAGCCGAAGCCGACGCTCGCCCAGGCGAAGAAGAAGCTGGACAAGCTCAACGAGCAGGCTGACCAGGTCGTCGAGAAGTACAACCAGGCCTCCGAGAAGTGGAAGCGGGCCAGGAAGAAGTACCAGACGCTCAACGCCGACCTCACCCGGCAGAGCGAGCGGGTCGCGGGCCTGCGCAAGGAACTCGTCACCATGGCCGTCAGCAGCTACCAGTTCGGAGCGGTCGGCGGACTGGAGAACCTGGTCAGCCAGGCCGACCCCGGCGCTCTGCTGAGCGGGCTGGCCACGGCCGACCAGATGTCCGCCACCCGTGCCCAGTCCCTGAACGCCTTCGACGAGGCCACCAAGGAGCTGCGGGACAGCCGCGACAAGGCCAAGCAGGCGTTGGACGAGGCGGACCAGACGCGTGACGAACTGGCCGGGGAGAAGGCCAAGGCCGAGAAGATGATCAAGGCGCAGAAGAAGCTCCTGCGGGAGCTCGGCGCCTACAACCCCGGCGACCCCAACAGCGCCGGCATCCAGTACAACGGCCCGGCGTCGGGCAACGCCCGTGCCGCCCTGGAGTTCGCCTTCGCCCAGATCGGCAAGCCGTACCAGTACGGCGGCACCGGCCCGGGCGGCTGGGACTGCTCCGGCCTGGTCCAGGCCGCCTGGCGCAGCGGCGGCGTCAGCCTGCCCCGTACGACCTGGGAGCAGTGGAGCTGGGGCGCCGCGCGCAAGGTCTCGCTGAACGAGCTTCAGGCGGGCGACCTGATCTTCAGTGAAGGGCTCGGCCACGTCGGCATGTACACCGGAGACGGGCGGGTCGTGCACGCCCCGCAGACCGGCGACGTCGTCAAGGTCGTCCCCCTGTCCGGTTACGGCCGCCGCCTCGTCGGAGCCGTCCGCCCCTGA
- a CDS encoding sensor domain-containing protein yields the protein MKKIIALACVAVAVAVPAASAIPAAAVAAPAIPKGFLLYEKDAAKKDDDPETNWKVSHSVKAKLAVNPCDRGSLARVGRVAARTVTFTGVPDFMKVEQVVLYASPADAAKAVTQVRSALAACGTTTSAGSTYRYVPTPVTGLGDEALKVSGQVYYGKKAGVGGDRSVLVRKGNAVLVYLWAGEYSAPAKADWATQLRDARRMTAKICAIAACR from the coding sequence ATGAAGAAGATCATAGCGCTCGCCTGCGTCGCCGTCGCCGTGGCCGTTCCCGCCGCGTCCGCGATCCCCGCGGCCGCCGTCGCGGCGCCCGCCATCCCCAAGGGTTTCCTGCTGTACGAGAAGGACGCCGCCAAGAAGGACGACGACCCCGAGACGAACTGGAAGGTCAGCCACTCGGTCAAGGCCAAGCTCGCCGTCAATCCGTGCGACAGGGGCAGCCTGGCCAGAGTCGGCCGGGTGGCGGCCCGCACGGTGACCTTCACCGGGGTGCCCGACTTCATGAAGGTCGAGCAGGTCGTCCTGTACGCCTCGCCGGCCGACGCCGCCAAGGCCGTCACCCAGGTGCGGTCCGCGCTGGCCGCCTGCGGGACGACGACGAGCGCCGGCTCCACCTACCGGTACGTCCCCACCCCCGTCACCGGTCTCGGCGACGAGGCGCTGAAGGTCTCCGGGCAGGTCTACTACGGCAAGAAGGCCGGGGTGGGCGGTGACCGCAGCGTGCTGGTCAGGAAGGGGAACGCCGTCCTGGTCTACCTCTGGGCGGGGGAGTACAGTGCGCCGGCCAAGGCCGACTGGGCCACCCAGCTCCGCGACGCCAGGAGGATGACGGCCAAGATCTGCGCCATCGCCGCCTGCCGCTGA